In the genome of Deltaproteobacteria bacterium, the window CGCGCGGTTTTGCATCGGCAAGTGAGCCGGTGCGGCGGTGAGGCGCGGACGGCATGCGGCGACGGAGAAGCGTTGCGCGTCCGATGGCGTGCCGCTAGGGTCGGGACGATGTCGCTGGCGTTCGTCGACGAGGAGCTCGCGAAACTCGAGCACGCGGGTCGTCTCCGCGTACTGCGGCACATCGACGGTACACAGGGACGCGAGGTGAGCGTCGATGGACGTCGCGCGATCAACTTTTCCGCGAACAACTATCTGGGGCTTGCGGGCGATGGGGAGGTGATGCGCGCGCTGGCACAGTGCGCGGACGAAGGGGCAGGGTCGGGGGGATCGCGGCTGATCGTGGGCAACCTGCTCGCCCACAGGGAGCTGGAAGCGGCGCTTGCGCGGTGGTACGGGGCGGAAGCGGCCGTGCTGTTCAACAGCGGATACCAGGCCAACGTGGGCGTGCTGCAGGCGCTGGCGGGTCGCGGCGACGCCGTGTTCTCCGACGAGTTGAATCACGCGAGTATCATCGACGGGTGCCGGTTGAGCCGAGCGGACGTACACGTGTACCCGCATCGCGATGTGGAGGCGCTCGAGCGCTCGCTTCGCCGGGTGCGGGCGCGGCGGCGGTTCGTCGTGACGGATGCGCTGTTTTCGATGGACGGGGATGTCGCCCCCGTGAGGGACCTCGCGGACGTGTGCGCCCGCCACGAGGCGGCCCTGATCGTGGACGAGGCGCACGCGGTCGGGGTGGTTGGGCCGGCCGGGCGCGGCGTCGCGGCGGCGGCCGGCGTGGTGCCGGACGTGGTGGTCGGCACGCTGGGCAAGGCGTTCGGCACGTTCGGGGCGTTCGCGCTCGCGCGGGCGGCGGTGGCGCGCTGGCTCGAAAACCGCGCCCGGAGTTTCGTGTTCACGACCGCGTTGCCGCCGCCGGTCGTCCGCGCGAGCGCACGCGCCCTCGCGGTGGTGGC includes:
- the bioF gene encoding 8-amino-7-oxononanoate synthase, whose protein sequence is MSLAFVDEELAKLEHAGRLRVLRHIDGTQGREVSVDGRRAINFSANNYLGLAGDGEVMRALAQCADEGAGSGGSRLIVGNLLAHRELEAALARWYGAEAAVLFNSGYQANVGVLQALAGRGDAVFSDELNHASIIDGCRLSRADVHVYPHRDVEALERSLRRVRARRRFVVTDALFSMDGDVAPVRDLADVCARHEAALIVDEAHAVGVVGPAGRGVAAAAGVVPDVVVGTLGKAFGTFGAFALARAAVARWLENRARSFVFTTALPPPVVRASARALAVVAGPRGDGLRAALQNNIERLRGLLADRGVAVEPTEMTHIVPFVVGAEADAMRAAAHLLERGLYAQGIRPPTVPPGTSRLRIALMATHTEEDLVRLADGLADVARWVGGGR